The Methanomassiliicoccales archaeon genomic sequence GAGCACCCGGAGGTTGTTCTGCACGGCGTCACGGACCTCCTGGAGATGCTTGAGCCGTTCTTCAGGGGACCTCTCGTCCAGGGGGATGAAGTTCTCCACCGCCCCCTTCCGCTCCAAGTAAGCCCTTCCCATCACTGTCATGGTGCGGGCCATGAACAGTATCCCGGAGGTCATGGTGGCCAGCGTCTCGTCCAGCCATCCCTCGCCTTCCGGGGTGAGGGAGTAATGGTCCTTGCCCTCCGCGTTCCTCACCGACAGCAGCCCGTGCTCCTGCAGGCGCCGCAGGGCTGGATACACCGCTCCGGTCTGGGGGTCCCATACTCCTTGATAATCCTCACGCAGCGCCTTGATCAACTCGTATCCGTACATGGGCCGGTCCGCCAGCTTGATCAGCATTATCAGCTGCGACGGGCTGATCCGGTTGCCCTTGTACATGTGCGGTTTCCCCATCATGACCTTGGACCTCCTAGGTAGTGGTCTACTAGGTAGAGCGGTACTACACACCTCCTATTTTAAGATTGGTCCCTACATCCGAATCGGTACCAGTCAGGGATTAGTATAAATTCGGGAAGTCTTTTCAAAGTGATATGGAACTGAGCTTTGACGAGATCCCAGAGGACCTTTGGGACGATTGGGTGTGGCTGGTGTCCCCCGCCGGACTGATGAGGGCGGTGGAGGAAGAGAGCCAGCCCATACTGAGCAGTTCCTATCAGGTGACCTCTACATACACCATCAATCTGCCGAAGATGGTGCTTTTCGACCTCATGTGGAGCTCCCGCCTAGAGGTGGGGGAGAATGGAGTGGTGGACGCCATGGACCTCCATCGTACCGTGGACCGGAACCCGAACCTCATATTGGATAGCCTCGACTTCCTGCTGAGGAACTACCCCCTGGTGCTCCGCTGGAAACTGAGCCCGGAGCAGATCACGGACCTGTCACCCAACATCTGGGACGACATCAGCGAACCGCCGGACCTGCTGTGGCACGTGCCCCAGGAACTGGAAGGGATGTCCTTGGACCTCGAGAGCCTGGCCATAGATTACTTCAATCCTTTCATCCCCTCCCTGCGCCGCCTTATGGTGCACCGTTCGGTCATAGGGGTCATCTCACCCCTGAAGACCCTGGACCATGTGCGGATGGCCCGGGAAGATCCGGACCATGTCATGCGCGAAGGGCTCCTGACATCCATCGAAGAACTGAGGTCGAGAGGTCTGATCGAGGTGGGGGAAGGTAGGGTCAGACGCTTGACCGAAAAGGGGGCGAGAATGATAGGGACCGAGCCGCTCTCGGACTGTCTCGGTTGCCGTTGCCGTGTGGAAGAACTGCTGGAATATGAGCTGGGTGGCGAAGAGGACTGATCTTCCTACGATCTGATGCATATATCGTTGCAATTCCGCTCGATCATTGGACCGAATCGTAGATGAACTTGAACATTTCGTAGTAATATTCTGAATCCTTTTATGATTCGCATGATAATCTTTATCAGGGGGTACTATATTTGGCGCTTGGGTCCTTAGATGAAGCTTTGGGATTTTAGTAGGGTCAAGGACGGTAAGGTCAGAATAGGGGATAAAATACGCCACCGTGTGGGCTTGGAGGATGGAAGTCAAGTATATTCCACCCTTTTCAGGTACGAACACAATGGGGCGCGTGGACATGAGATCGTCCTATCCACGTTCGGACCGGAGAACTACCGGGAGCTGTGCAATCTCACTTTCTACATGATCGATTCGCCTGGCGCCTGCGCTCAGGCGGCCAAGTTCCTGTCCGACCGAAACGTGGACATCCTGAACTCGGTCTCGGTCAGCATGACCTGCGGCATCTCCATGGTCTGGAAGATGCTGGTGGACCTTTCCTATTACGGAGACTCCACTCAGTTGACGGAGGACTTTGCGGCCATAAGGCGCACCAGCCCCACCGCCCTCTCGAAGGTGGAGGGACTTGAGATATCCACCTCCCACATCAGCGACCGCTATACCAAAGGTGTCAGTGGCCCTCAGTCCTCGAAGATAACGGCCAAGGCGCTGCGCAAGGTTTCTCGCTCCCCTTCACCGATAAAGGACGAGAGCTTCCCCATTCCAAAGGATTACCTGGACCAGCTGGAAGGCGTGACCGAGGGTACGCCGGTCATGATGGTGGGGGACGTGGACTCCTGGGTGCTATCGATGTCATTCCTGCCTGACGACTGTCTGATCGTGGAGATGTCCTTCGAGATCCCGGACAAGCCCGGCGCCATTTACCGGGCCACGGAAGCGTTGGCAGCTCAGGACGTCAATCTACTGGCGGTCTCGTCAAGGGTGCTGGTATACGGGCAGAAGATGGCCCTGGACCTGGTGGCCGATCTGAGCCACGCCGGCGATCTGGACAAGGTGGTCGAGGCGATCTTGACCTCGTTGGGCGGGGAGTTCAAGCTCCGTTCCAAGGGCGTTGTGGTCTTTTGAGGCCTCAAAAATGCTGATAGGCCGCAAGGTACTGGTGAAAGATGAGGTGACCTCCACCAACGAGGTCGCCAGGTCCCTGGCCCTGGAAGGTGAGCCAGAGGGGACCGTGGTCACGGCCGTCCGCCAGAGCGGAGGGAAAGGGAGGATGGGCCGCCAATGGGAATCACCTGAGGGCGGGGTCTATCTCTCGGTGATCCTGCGGCCAGAGCTACCGGCCTCCGACCTTACATTACTAACGGTGATGTCCTGCCTGCCAGTGGCCCAGGCCATCGAGGAGGCCTGCCATTCCGTCCCGACCATCAAATGGCCGAACGACGTGAAGCTCAAGGGCCGCAAGGTCGCCGGGGTCTTGGTGGAAGCGTGCTACCGCGGCGGCGAGCCGCGATTTCTGATATTGGGCATAGGGATCAACCTGAACACTGAACCTGGGCATCTCAGATCGCCGGAGGCGGGCAGCGTGGCCGACCTTTGCGGCAATAACCTGGACCAGGAACATTTCATGAACGTGTTGTTGTTCAAACTGGATGACATGTACGCCAAGTTCAGAAAGGGCGACCGGGACCTCTCCCTGTACGAAAGGTACAGCGAGTCCCTGGGCAAGGAGGTCGAGGTGAGGTTGGGGGACCAACACGTCAAAGGTAAGGCGATGCACCTGGATGCCGATGGGTCCCTGGTGCTGAGGTCCGATGACGGGATGATATATCGAGCGACCTCCATACACGACGTGATCACATTGGACCGCGGACAGGTACGATTTGAAACGGGTAACGTTCATTAGCTAGGAGCACGAATAAAGGGGGAGCATCATGGGCGAGGACAAGGTCAAGGAACTTCGGGAAATGAAGAAGCGGTCGAGGGCCGGCGGCGGAGCGGAGCGGGTCGAGATGCACCGCATGCAGGGCAAGATGACCGCCCGGGAGAGAGTGGACACTCTGCTGGACC encodes the following:
- a CDS encoding biotin--[acetyl-CoA-carboxylase] ligase, whose product is MLIGRKVLVKDEVTSTNEVARSLALEGEPEGTVVTAVRQSGGKGRMGRQWESPEGGVYLSVILRPELPASDLTLLTVMSCLPVAQAIEEACHSVPTIKWPNDVKLKGRKVAGVLVEACYRGGEPRFLILGIGINLNTEPGHLRSPEAGSVADLCGNNLDQEHFMNVLLFKLDDMYAKFRKGDRDLSLYERYSESLGKEVEVRLGDQHVKGKAMHLDADGSLVLRSDDGMIYRATSIHDVITLDRGQVRFETGNVH
- a CDS encoding PadR family transcriptional regulator, producing the protein MMGKPHMYKGNRISPSQLIMLIKLADRPMYGYELIKALREDYQGVWDPQTGAVYPALRRLQEHGLLSVRNAEGKDHYSLTPEGEGWLDETLATMTSGILFMARTMTVMGRAYLERKGAVENFIPLDERSPEERLKHLQEVRDAVQNNLRVLDLYIAELEKELKQ